The following DNA comes from Anopheles coustani chromosome 2, idAnoCousDA_361_x.2, whole genome shotgun sequence.
GATGCTCTGATATTGCGTAGTAGTTTCCATTGTAAATAACACCTAGTTCGCGCAGCGCGTCGCCCCGTATCGTCGCCTTGATCGTCCAGTTGTAGCAGTCGTCCGACTCGCTCTCGCGGTCCAGCCGTTCGACGTCGAGGATCTTCGAGCTGAGCCGCTCGAGGATGATGCCGATGTCCTTGATGCTGAGGTGCCGCTTCTGGTCGACCGACAGCTGGTCGATCAGCAGCAGGAACTTCTCGGACGTCACCGTCTCGTCCTCCATCACGGTGTTCTCCGTCTCGCTCTCGGAGCTGTCCCGCTCGGGGCCGATGTCCAGGAAGCGCACGTGGCCCTTCGCGGCGGACGTACGCCGGCTGTCGGACAGGCTGCTCGGCGGTGGCTGCGGGCTGGCCGACCCATCCTGGATCGGTGACGTGGCCACGTTCTTGTGTACCGCGATCTTCCGGCCCTCCTCGTGCAGCGCGCAGCAGTGGAAGTCACACTCGGTCGCACCCGGACTGCCGGCTCGCGTGGGCATGTGTGCGTGATGGGCGCACTCGGGCGTGTGGACGTGTACGGCGCCGACGGCGCTATCGAACGAGCCACCCTGCTTGGACAGCCGCCGGGCCGAGTGGTAGATCGCCGACTGCGGATCGTCATGATTGATGACGGTGATCTGGGGGCTCGGAAACCggggctgctgctgcggcccGACGCCGACGCCCGACACCGACGACTTGTCGATCGAGTTCTGCGTCGAGAGGCTCTTCTTCGAGGGCGAGAACTTGTCGGCCGTCGTCGGTCCGTTGCTTAGACCCGGCCCACCGGAACTCtggctgctgccgccgccgccaccaccactaccgccTCCGCCGCCACCTTGGCCACCACCGCCTTGCCGTTGATCCCAGTGCAACACAACAGTGACTCGACCCTTGTTATCCATAATCTTCCAAGATGGTGTTTCATCCTGCAGCTCCAACGCATGTATAGTCTCGCAAACGATCTTTGGTATTGCTGATATCGCTGTGGGCAGCAGCAAAAGtacgagaaaaagagagagagggacagTTCAGAAGAGAGTCATTCATTCGAGGCGTTTGCCTGCCTTACTTACCAGCCTTAATTACATCGACACCCGTTGGATACCAGCGTTCGCCttgccgcagcagcagcagtaccgtATTATTTGCTAACGTCCTGAAGTACTCGCCATCCTCGACCTGCGTGCCGTCGCATTCCAACACTAATCGCACGGGTTCGGAGGCTGGCACTCCTAATTTGTCCTTCCCTGTGAGATACcgtggaagaaaagaaacaaacacacgaacacacaaaCATGCACGGATTAGTACTAGGCGGTGCAGGGACTGGAGGAGGGTTTTTCAGTATGGAGGTGTCGGACCGCAATCGTATCGTCAGCAATTATTTGCCACCGCACTCGAACGGAGTAGGACTCTTGTTTGGCAAGAGGCTGGATCGTGTTGTTCTGCGGTTTTAGGGGAGGAATTCGGTCGCTTCTGTTCGGGGCTACATCCGAACATCGGATGGGAAGCGATTCACAGGTTCAGCGGAACTTTACCAGGTGGCTCGTTGTGGTTTCTTTTTGTCCCCTTGCTACAAGCACGTTCGATTGGTCGCTCGGATGGTCCCTCGGTTGGTGGTCGACTTCACCATCGACTAGCAATGTACGGACACTTTTTCCACGGCACAGCGTACTCCAACGGCGGTGGCCATCGCAGAACAGCGGTCCAACTTCCAGCTTTTGCACAAGAGAATCGcaccgttttcg
Coding sequences within:
- the LOC131266976 gene encoding uncharacterized protein LOC131266976 isoform X1: MWSAALCTLGVSKPIWGCNCLNFRQGMSVESRGKRPLKIWDSWRNVRKGLVVGSFEELIVRGKDKLGVPASEPVRLVLECDGTQVEDGEYFRTLANNTVLLLLRQGERWYPTGVDVIKAAISAIPKIVCETIHALELQDETPSWKIMDNKGRVTVVLHWDQRQGGGGQGGGGGGSGGGGGGSSQSSGGPGLSNGPTTADKFSPSKKSLSTQNSIDKSSVSGVGVGPQQQPRFPSPQITVINHDDPQSAIYHSARRLSKQGGSFDSAVGAVHVHTPECAHHAHMPTRAGSPGATECDFHCCALHEEGRKIAVHKNVATSPIQDGSASPQPPPSSLSDSRRTSAAKGHVRFLDIGPERDSSESETENTVMEDETVTSEKFLLLIDQLSVDQKRHLSIKDIGIILERLSSKILDVERLDRESESDDCYNWTIKATIRGDALRELGVIYNGNYYAISEHPGYKEENEENGEDAEEEDEDRL
- the LOC131266976 gene encoding uncharacterized protein LOC131266976 isoform X2 encodes the protein MAREESRGKRPLKIWDSWRNVRKGLVVGSFEELIVRGKDKLGVPASEPVRLVLECDGTQVEDGEYFRTLANNTVLLLLRQGERWYPTGVDVIKAAISAIPKIVCETIHALELQDETPSWKIMDNKGRVTVVLHWDQRQGGGGQGGGGGGSGGGGGGSSQSSGGPGLSNGPTTADKFSPSKKSLSTQNSIDKSSVSGVGVGPQQQPRFPSPQITVINHDDPQSAIYHSARRLSKQGGSFDSAVGAVHVHTPECAHHAHMPTRAGSPGATECDFHCCALHEEGRKIAVHKNVATSPIQDGSASPQPPPSSLSDSRRTSAAKGHVRFLDIGPERDSSESETENTVMEDETVTSEKFLLLIDQLSVDQKRHLSIKDIGIILERLSSKILDVERLDRESESDDCYNWTIKATIRGDALRELGVIYNGNYYAISEHPGYKEENEENGEDAEEEDEDRL